Proteins from a single region of Primulina tabacum isolate GXHZ01 chromosome 5, ASM2559414v2, whole genome shotgun sequence:
- the LOC142547178 gene encoding short integuments 2, mitochondrial isoform X1 yields the protein MGTVKRIVRKGSLLGEMGFIKGGGNINWFPGHMAAATRAIRDRLKLSDFVIEVRDARIPLSSANNELQPMLVGKRRVIALNKKDLANPNIMHKWIHYFDSCEQDCLSINAHSKSSVKKLLDLVEFKLKEVISREPTLLVMVVGVPNVGKSALINSIHQIASIRFPVQEKRKRATVGPLPGVTQDIAGFKIADRPSIYVLDTPGVLVPSIPDIETGLKLAVAGSVKDSIVGEERIVQYLLALLSIRATPLHWKNLTERETRGLNPDSDDKPDYDLINLVPTRRRKPPSKSDVHYIEDIVVEVQRALCVTLMEFSGDLEDENDLGNLIELQFEALKKALKVPHKTSEARTIVSKKFLTLFRAGKLGTFSLDDVPEPSDPISY from the exons ATGGGGACAGTGAAAAGGATAGTGAGGAAAGGATCGTTACTTGGTGAAATGGGTTTCATTAAAGGAGGCGGAAATATAAACTGGTTTCCGGGGCACATGGCGGCCGCCACTCGGGCCATCCGGGATCGTCTCAAGTTGTCCGATTTCGTCATTGAAGTGCGAGACGCCCGt ATACCATTGTCATCTGCAAATAACGAGCTGCAACCAATGCTTGTGGGGAAAAGGCGTGTCATTGCTCTCAACAAGAAAGACTTGGCGAACCCCAATATTATGCAT AAATGGATTCACTATTTTGACTCGTGCGAACAAGATTGCCTTTCAATAAATGCGCATAGCAAGAGTTCTGTTAAAAAG CTTCTTGATCTTGTGGAGTTCAAACTGAAAGAGGTAATCTCGAGAGAGCCAACTCTCCTTGTCATGGTGGTTGGTGTTCCCAATGTTGGGAAATCGGCCCTAATCAATTCTATCCACCAAATAGCATCAATTCGGTTTCCAG TGCAGGAGAAGAGGAAGCGAGCCACAGTGGGACCTTTACCTGGAGTTACTCAAGATATTGCTGGATTTAAG ATTGCAGATCGACCTAGCATATACGTCTTGGACACACCAGGGGTGTTGGTTCCAAGTATTCCAGACATAGAAACTGGATTAAAGCTAGCTGTAGCAG GTTCTGTGAAAGATTCCATAGTTGGCGAAGAGAGGATCGTTCAGTATTTATTAGCCCTTTTAAGCATACGAGCCACTCCTCTACACTGGAAGAACTTGACCGAAAGAGAAACCAGAGGCTTGAATCCTGATTCTGATGATAAGCCTGATTATGATCTTATAAATCTCGTGCCAACGAGGCGGAGAAAACCTCCCAGCAAATCTGATGTCCATTACATTGAG GATATAGTCGTTGAAGTTCAACGCGCCCTGTGTGTAACACTAATGGAATTCAGTGGTGACTTGGAGGATGAAAATGACTTGGGAAACCTCATTGAACTACAGTTTGAGGCATTGAAGAAGGCTTTAAAGGTACCCCATAAAACTTCGGAGGCACGAACCATTGTATCGAAGAAATTCCTCACACTATTTCGGGCAGGGAAGCTTGGTACATTCAGTCTCGACGATGTCCCAGAACCTAGCGATCCCATATCGTactaa
- the LOC142547178 gene encoding short integuments 2, mitochondrial isoform X2, whose amino-acid sequence MLVGKRRVIALNKKDLANPNIMHKWIHYFDSCEQDCLSINAHSKSSVKKLLDLVEFKLKEVISREPTLLVMVVGVPNVGKSALINSIHQIASIRFPVQEKRKRATVGPLPGVTQDIAGFKIADRPSIYVLDTPGVLVPSIPDIETGLKLAVAGSVKDSIVGEERIVQYLLALLSIRATPLHWKNLTERETRGLNPDSDDKPDYDLINLVPTRRRKPPSKSDVHYIEDIVVEVQRALCVTLMEFSGDLEDENDLGNLIELQFEALKKALKVPHKTSEARTIVSKKFLTLFRAGKLGTFSLDDVPEPSDPISY is encoded by the exons ATGCTTGTGGGGAAAAGGCGTGTCATTGCTCTCAACAAGAAAGACTTGGCGAACCCCAATATTATGCAT AAATGGATTCACTATTTTGACTCGTGCGAACAAGATTGCCTTTCAATAAATGCGCATAGCAAGAGTTCTGTTAAAAAG CTTCTTGATCTTGTGGAGTTCAAACTGAAAGAGGTAATCTCGAGAGAGCCAACTCTCCTTGTCATGGTGGTTGGTGTTCCCAATGTTGGGAAATCGGCCCTAATCAATTCTATCCACCAAATAGCATCAATTCGGTTTCCAG TGCAGGAGAAGAGGAAGCGAGCCACAGTGGGACCTTTACCTGGAGTTACTCAAGATATTGCTGGATTTAAG ATTGCAGATCGACCTAGCATATACGTCTTGGACACACCAGGGGTGTTGGTTCCAAGTATTCCAGACATAGAAACTGGATTAAAGCTAGCTGTAGCAG GTTCTGTGAAAGATTCCATAGTTGGCGAAGAGAGGATCGTTCAGTATTTATTAGCCCTTTTAAGCATACGAGCCACTCCTCTACACTGGAAGAACTTGACCGAAAGAGAAACCAGAGGCTTGAATCCTGATTCTGATGATAAGCCTGATTATGATCTTATAAATCTCGTGCCAACGAGGCGGAGAAAACCTCCCAGCAAATCTGATGTCCATTACATTGAG GATATAGTCGTTGAAGTTCAACGCGCCCTGTGTGTAACACTAATGGAATTCAGTGGTGACTTGGAGGATGAAAATGACTTGGGAAACCTCATTGAACTACAGTTTGAGGCATTGAAGAAGGCTTTAAAGGTACCCCATAAAACTTCGGAGGCACGAACCATTGTATCGAAGAAATTCCTCACACTATTTCGGGCAGGGAAGCTTGGTACATTCAGTCTCGACGATGTCCCAGAACCTAGCGATCCCATATCGTactaa
- the LOC142544897 gene encoding glucan endo-1,3-beta-glucosidase, basic isoform-like translates to MAVSIFFQYLMLIVMISVFHLDTTDAQTGACYGFLGNNLPPAWEIIALCKQHNILRVRIYNPNPQVLEALKGSNVSVMVGVENENIISIAHDPNLAKSWVQNNVLKYPNVNFRYIAVGNEIVPDEAGSSIAPYLAPAMQNVYNALTAAGLGQKIKVSTALSMGVLASSYPPSEGSFKAPSFINPIVAFLSKTQSPFLVNVYPYFAYISDPADIPLDYAIFTSPGAVVKDGAYEYQNLFSSMVDAVHAALEHAGAPNVEVVVSETGWPSAGGTATTIDNAKSYNSNLLQIVKNGTPRKPGKPLETYIFDLIDENQKEPETEKHWGIFLPNKQPKYPLSFN, encoded by the exons ATGGCTGTGTCAATTTTCTTCCAATATTTGATGCTTATTGTCATGATATCTGTATTCCATTTAGACACAACAG ATGCTCAAACGGGAGCTTGTTATGGTTTTCTTGGCAACAATCTTCCACCCGCATGGGAAATCATTGCCCTCTGCAAGCAACACAACATTCTACGAGTTCGAATCTACAATCCCAACCCACAAGTCCTCGAAGCTCTCAAAGGAAGCAACGTTTCAGTAATGGTAGGTGTCGAGAATGAGAACATCATAAGCATCGCCCACGATCCGAATCTCGCAAAATCTTGGGTCCAAAACAATGTCCTAAAATATCCAAACGTGAACTTTAGATATATCGCTGTCGGGAATGAGATCGTCCCAGATGAGGCCGGCTCCAGCATTGCACCATATCTTGCTCCAGCCATGCAAAATGTGTACAATGCCCTGACCGCAGCTGGTTTAGGGCAAAAGATTAAGGTTTCTACCGCTTTAAGCATGGGCGTGCTTGCATCATCGTACCCTCCTTCAGAGGGAAGCTTTAAGGCCCCATCTTTTATAAATCCAATCGTCGCGTTTCTTTCGAAAACTCAGAGCCCTTTTCTTGTAAATGTGTATCCTTACTTTGCATATATAAGTGATCCAGCCGACATTCCTTTGGATTATGCGATATTCACATCTCCTGGGGCTGTTGTGAAAGATGGGGCCTATGAGTACCAGAATCTGTTCAGTTCTATGGTGGATGCAGTTCATGCGGCATTGGAGCATGCCGGTGCACCGAACGTGGAAGTCGTCGTTTCTGAAACGGGGTGGCCCTCGGCGGGTGGGACTGCAACAACCATCGACAATGCAAAATCTTATAACTCAAATTTGCTCCAAATAGTGAAGAATGGGACTCCAAGAAAGCCCGGAAAGCCTCTCGAAACTTATATTTTCGATCTGATTGATGAGAATCAGAAGGAACCTGAAACTGAGAAGCACTGGGGGATCTTTCTGCCCAACAAACAGCCTAAATATCCTCTCTCATTTAACTAG